The nucleotide sequence AGTTGGGCACAAGACCCTTGTACAGAGCACCAAATCCTTCGTGGCGAACAGTTTTCCTGAATGCATCAATCATACCATTGTACTGGAGTGCCTCTTTGCCTTCTCCAGTAACAATAGAGGCAGCGTGACTCCAGCCGACCATCTGCATCCTTCTCCTCACAACATCAAGAGGGTATGCCACAGTCTGGCCTATGGTTCCAGCCACAGCTCCGCATCCAAGCCTTGTTACTACGTGCAGCTCATTGTCCTTTGCAAGATCGAATGCATTTGACCGGAGGAGCCAGTCCTTCAGAGACTCGTACACAGCAAAGTTAAGGCCAACATAAGGGACctgcaagaagaagaaaacaaagcaTTGAGTGGTAAGCGCCCATCAGCAAGACACATCACACAAATAGATAACAGTACTAGGTAAGAGGAACCTACAACTCCAATCACTGATGGAAGCCAGCCTCTATATAAAGCACGGAAGCCTTCTTCACGGTACACAGTGCCCAATGCATGAAACATACCACGGTACTGGTAGGGAGACTTCTCTGTCTGCACAAGTGATATTATTCTCCATTAAAATAGCATATGGAATGAAATTTAAGCATGTAATAACTTGTATTCAACTATTGACGTTCACAGTATCATGATGACAGAAAGCAATGAAATCTAGACTGTACCTGAACAGTAATCCTACCCCTAACCATATCCATGGGATAAGTAGCAGACATGGCTATGATACCAGCTGTGGCTCCAGCTCCAAGGCGCAAGATTGGACTAAGCTGAGCATTCTCTGTTCACAATAATTAACATGTCACCAAGTGTTAAATCCACAGGACTTCCAGCAATTTATATCAATATGTATGACAACAATTCCTAAAAATGTATGAAAAGACAGTCAAACAtgaattctttttttttttgaagggtaaacagtaggaaaggctcctactgtgttttcatatatgtatatatagaCAGGGTGTTACAAGGGTTAGTACATATGTAGTTGCCCTATTTGCCATGCTGCCCTTCCAGAGGGGGCAGGTGGTCGAGGAGTGGTGTTATTAGTTCAATTCAGaaacaaaagaagaaataaaagcaGGATGACTCCCCCTAGTCCTATGTTGGAGGAGACCAAAGTCTTCCTTGAATCTATTCAGCCACCCACCGACAGTTGGCGTAATCCTCCTGAAATGtttgttgtttctttctttccagTGACTCCAGGCTGCTACCAGGAAGGTTTCAAAGAATAATGGACGTCCCCAGGAGTGTTTAGCCTGTTGAAGTAGTTGTATGCGGCAGGTGAAGGGTGGCCAGCTGATCCCAAGTTTACGCCAGCAAGCTTGACTGAATGTGCAAGTAAATATCATATGATCCACAGTTTCTTCGTCATGATTGCCGCAGAGCAGGCAGCTGTGGTCGTCACCTATGTCAAAATGTCGACGCTTGAGCATGTCACGTGTGTTTAGACGGTCGACCATCAGCAGCCAACCGAAGACTTTGATCCGCATGATGCAACGAGAGTGCCAGAGCAAGGAGAAGGCTGGGTGGGCGTTGGCGTCTCGGAAGAAGAATTTGTAGTAGTCAGCCGGCCGGTAAATAGATTTCCCCCAGGTATAGTACCAAATAAACATGAATTCTTTAAGTAGTTGACTTGAGCAAAATCAGTCTGATATGTATGACAGATCTCAAACTATATGTAACCACTAACAGAGGGGTATTCAACCCGGGGACTTTTTTGTTCCACATTATCCTATcgattataaattaataaaaatacaATTTCAGGTTCAATTTGGTGAGCAGCAACCTTTATAATGCTTAGGCCTCAAGCAGTGACCAAAGTTGGATTAAAGCAACATGTGATTAAGGCATAATGCCATATAGGTCAAGAAACGCATGTTATGATAAAATAAACACTACTAGGACAAACAATTCATGCAGAAATGATACTTCCATTTCCTGCATCTAATTATTTTTAAGCAACAAAGACAATATAGTGGTTCGACCCAGATTCAATGAATTGCC is from Triticum aestivum cultivar Chinese Spring chromosome 1B, IWGSC CS RefSeq v2.1, whole genome shotgun sequence and encodes:
- the LOC123148795 gene encoding mitochondrial adenine nucleotide transporter ADNT1, giving the protein MASEDVVGKSRGDTAVNTIVNLAEEAKLAREGVKGPGHQVLTVCKSLFAGGVAGGLSRTAVAPLERLKILLQVQNPHSIKYNGTVQGLKYIWRTEGLRGLFKGNGTNCARIVPNSAVKFFSYEQASRGILYLYRQQTGDENAQLSPILRLGAGATAGIIAMSATYPMDMVRGRITVQTEKSPYQYRGMFHALGTVYREEGFRALYRGWLPSVIGVVPYVGLNFAVYESLKDWLLRSNAFDLAKDNELHVVTRLGCGAVAGTIGQTVAYPLDVVRRRMQMVGWSHAASIVTGEGKEALQYNGMIDAFRKTVRHEGFGALYKGLVPNSVKVVPSIAIAFVTYEAVKDVLGVEMRID